The DNA window TAAAAAAGCCAAAATAAAGAAGCAAATTCTCTTCTAGAATTTTATTCCATAATCCACATAGGATTCATATCTTAATTGAGCACAACTaacattctttcattttttaaaacatgttcttCAAATCACCAAGGAAGAGAGAAGGCAAATCAGAGAGACTAAAGGATccatttaagattttaaattgatatgcCAAGTTGGAATAATCAGACACACATGCATAGATGGAGATTTCAGACATGCGATGGCAGAAAACTTACAAGCATCCTCCTATTCTTTTGCCAATGTTCCAATTGCTCTTGCTGTGTGCGCCTTGGAGCTGCTGGGCGTTCTTCATTCTGTGTAGTCCCATTACTATTGTTGTTTACTACTGAAAAGTCTCCTTCTTGGATGGTACTGCAGTCCAATGGTTTACACAGTCCAAAATCAGATAGCCTCAAGTGCCCATATCTATCAAGTAGCAGGTTGTCGGGCTTAATATCCCTATAACATGtgatgcaaaaacaaaaataaagttaatccACATTTAACTGGCCAATACATTCTCATTGGCCTAAAACACCccaagataaaattattattatttgacatTTAATTACAAACCTATGGATGTAATTATGCTTATGGATAGATTCAATAGCCAAAACTGTTTCTCCAACATAAAATCTAGCTTCATCTTCTGTCAAGGTATCTTTTCTCATAAGTAAAGTCATCATATCTCCACCAGGTAAATATTCCATGATAAGGTAGAGAAACCCATCATCTTGAAAAGAACAGTACAGTTTGACAATGCAATTGCTGTCAACCTCAGTGAGCAGATTCCTTTCAGCTTTAACATGCTCAACCTAGAAAAGATTGTGATGCCAACTTGTAATAAGCAAGGGTAATAAACCTTAgtcatatatatcatcaagcAGGCCAGATAAATGTTTACCTGGCCCCTGCGCAACATCTCTGATTTCTTAAGCTTTTTCATAGCATACACTTGGCCTGTTGTTTTTTCTCTACAGATTCTGACCTGCCCAGGAAGCAAACTTTATATCAACCATAAGCTTATAGCAGAAAAGCAACTGGCACTTTTAGTAGTTCCTATAAAAACATGAGCAAATGGACGTAATAGTTAATAGAATCACTCATTGTCAAAGCTTGGAcacaaaagagaaaaggaaatacACAGAATTTATGACTTTCTATGTTCTTCTCGGCTAACAAATCACATTTACAAAACACAAGCATAACACGAAATCACAgctaggaaagaaaaaaagtagcTATGGAAAGCCAAGTAATTTCCACATCTTCGTCTAATTCATGAAAATGCCTAGTGTGCATAACGGGACAATGTGATTATTCACAGAGCagattatataaaatacaaaaataacacaaaaaatgtTCATTTTCACAGAAAATCATACCGGCTACAGCTTCTGAAGCTCCACAAAGAGGTGCCTCAGATATCATCACTATCCTAACATGCCAATggcaaacacataaaaattctaaatctAACACTAAAAAATTTCAGTACAAATAGTGTGAAGACCCATTAGCAAACCCCTTGAGAAATTACACGTATATAAAAAGAATGGCAATATGCATACCTCCCCAAACGCACCCTTGCCAATCATTGTCAACAATTCAAAATCATCAACACCCATTTTATGCCTCTGGAGGCGCATGTATTCAGTTTCCTTCTTCTCCAGGAATTTAAGTAAGTTGCTCTGATCTTCCTCAGACACATCAGCATCCGCCAACTTCTTTTCCAATGTCGTCCGtctattaaaacaaaaacacattcaGAAATTAATCAACTCCATCATCGCATCAAATGTAAATCTTCAGTCAATCCATCCATCGCATCATACCGTTCCTTCCTCTCTTGTAGATTCTTCATCTGCTCTTTGTAATGATTCTCAATATACCGCTTAGCCGCAGCAACTTTCTGCTTGGTGACATTGGAATGAGCTTCCTCATCCATTTCCGATATCGTATCTTCATTATCCTCATCTCCTCCCTCCTTCCTCCTCGAAGGAGACCTGAACTTTTCTCTCGGTTGAAATTTTTGAAACCAACTCCTCGCTGAATCCATTTCACTTCTCACTGCTACCAGTCATCCcgcaattaaattaaaaaaacatctgcATCACAAATTTAAATTACAATCATTTCAGAGAGTTAACAATTggatttaaagagaaaataaaagaaaaaaaaatcaacgccGAGATTTATAGACCTTGAAGAAGAGGAGTCGATCGAtggaagagaaaatgaaaacgaTTTCTAGCAATTGTTCTGCAGAATTCTAGAAAGTACggggggaaaaaagaagagggaagAAACAGAGAAATCGGATTACAGCCACATTTGAGAGATGTGAGTGATCCGCCAAGGAGAAGAGCGGCATTTACGGTGTAGTAAAACTCTATTTATCGATCAATACATTTATTTGATCCTCTTGCTTTGCTTTGTATAGAtagatatttttcataaatcttGATTGCAATATTTTCTCGAGCTACTGTGAGCAGTTTCATTGCATTTGCAGCAGACCAGGCATCATCAGACCTTCCATTTTATATACCTTTCCATATAAActctttgtttatttgtttttttacacgGTTTGGTCAGTGCGTGTTGATGggttagtgttttttaattaaaattatgttttttataattatttatttatttttaattatagtgaATTCAAATTACCAAaagaattcttaaaaataaaatttttaaaaaaaattaaaaatactttaaaaaacataaactatgataaaaagaatataaaaaataaaaacaaacgaataaaacataaaataatagagaCGTTTTAGAATAAGCTTTTTCTATATCAATATTACATTAATTACTTTAATTAGATCAAATATAGGCTTTAATCAATGATGATGTCCAGCTATTATACTCATAATTGCCCAATTAATGCCTAACTTTCCTCCCTTTAACTTCATAAAATGCTCATTATTATACTCATAATTGCGTAGTCTTCCTAACACGCACTCTCCACATGAGATGATGCGAAGTGAGTCGTCAACTAATACACTAAGTGGAAATAACAGGCACCCCCTCTCAAggtactttattattttttaaaatatttttttatttaaaaatatattaaaataatatttttattattattttttaaattattcttaatattaatatattaaaataatctaaaaaaaattaatttgaaactaaaaaaaaaattaattttttttcaatagttttgaaatacaaaaataaacagtttACTAAACTAATAACACTTAtcttatcaatatattttacaCTTAACGCAACAATTATTAGGAACCATATGTTTTAGTCCCATTTAAAATTTAGTTCTGAAAAAGGTTTGGAGTATTCAATTACTAGGTTAATtaggtttaaatatttttattaaaataacatcacttaaaaaaaattaattaatatgagtgTCCGGGTCAATTTATgcatacctcaactaatcctactagctctgaagttaacgaccatataagtctcaAGTGGTTCCGAGATTTGtaagactcgaactagtgatcaCTAAAGAGCAAATCTAAAATCTaaccagttgagttacacccacaagattaaaaataatttttttgatgttgaCTTGGTTGGATTTTGTTGCCGTGCAACTGAATCACTAAAAACCAGATTAATCAAGAGCTTGTAATGGATTAAGTTCATCATCCTAGAATTTTTGAGCCAACCCATTAGATTGACTGAAATTAACAACTAAGTTCGGAAAGGATGAATACTGCAAGAAATAGAGAATATTCCAAACCAAGCTTAGTTTTGGAAAGTGTTGCTGTAGATGGGGTGGTTGGGTGGGGAGTTGGAGAAATATGGACATCAAAAGTGACCGCGACCAATAATATGGCAGGAAAAAGGATAGCTCTCTCCTTTCCCGCCCCAACTTTTTTTCTGCGGGCATGCTTGCCAGAGCTTCAATCTTGATTCCTCGGCCCGCCCTTGCTGCTCTCGCTCTCATTTTGTCTTCTACTCCACAGCCTAGAAACAGGGAGCCCACTTCAAGCTTGAAGTTTCACCTAAAGCACAACAACTACTACTACCAAACTCAAGACAACTAAACAATTGCAATTGCTGTCTGCATCATATTGAATCGACTCCTACTCTTATTAAGATCTAATTTCCAGATATTCCATTGTTAATTTTAGGCAGTTCAAGATACCAATGCATTCATCTGGTTCAAAGAAGTTCGTGAAACTGAAGGTGTGGAAAGGTCTCAAGCTGAGGCCAGAGCACATAAAGAGGCCAATGCATAATCCCATCGCTACTGTCTACCAATTCCTTCAATTGAATAAAGCAATTACGTTACAACTATGTATTGGAACAAAATCAGGAACAGCAATTTCATAACTACATTGAATTGCAGTGGATAAATCTCAGCCGTTTAATTGAGAAGATGGCAACAGATTACAAACAACATTTTAGCCCGCATATTATGAGGCCTTTACAGTGCAGAGGGGGGGGACAAACCAACAGCACGCCCTTCCTTTATCATCGTTAATACAGGGAGCTACAAGAAAGGGAAAATTTGTATTTCATGTTATCAATCAAGCAGTATACAAGCATGTACCAAAAATAACCAGCTTAAATAGCTTTCACCACTTTCCTTGCGAGCTCATGGGCATCTCtagccttttcatttattttcttctctatccagctttgaatttgaaaaaaacgaCGGAAACAATTGATCTGGGAAGGATCAACGGTAGTATGCCATGTGTCTAGATGACATGAAAGGAGAACTACCAAGTGGAGAGGTCTTTTGATTTTGGGCAGGAGGGTTGGTGGGTTTCTTTTTCTCACTCTTGGTTTCATGACGGAGCCAAGACTCAACAACAGAAAGCAGATTGGCTGAGCTTTTCAACTCATGAACCTCCGTTAGCTTCTCAGCCCTCCTCAGCTCACCGTCTTGTATGTAAGCTAGATGAGTTGCCCAAGTCTCTAACCCATCAAAAATATGAGTAGCATATACAATTGTAGCTCCTCtctgcaccaaaaaaaaaagtctcgtTATAACATGATGAACTTCCCTCGGGGACTCTAACCATATTGATGCGCATCGTTAATACAGGGGGTGGATGCGCATTTCAAGAGAATCATAAACGTTGACCCTTACACTTTCTAAGCACTCCATATCTTCAAAAACAGACAACAGAGGTGATTCCATGCAAAATGATTTTCACTcaagaaatcagaaaaaatagCCACAGTGATGCAGAAGGATCCAAAATCTAATAATCAAAATTCACATGGTGGTGATGATTTCTCTTTCAGATAATACAAGCAGGGACCACTTGTTCTGTGCCCTGGCTACATCAAATCCactgtttctaattttttagacCATCATTCGATCAGATCTGTTAGTGTGCATgtgaattcaattaaaaaagggagTCATACCTGATCACACTCTTCCTTGAAGAACTCAAGCAAATCCATCCTGGCAACAACATCTAGATCGACTGTAACTTCATCAAGTAAAAGAACCtgcaattaaaaattttggatcCTACTCAATAAGGAAGTTTTGAGATAATATGGTCTTTCAGCAACATCATTGTAAACAACCGAAATGCAAAC is part of the Populus trichocarpa isolate Nisqually-1 chromosome 2, P.trichocarpa_v4.1, whole genome shotgun sequence genome and encodes:
- the LOC7471957 gene encoding uncharacterized protein LOC7471957; translated protein: MDSARSWFQKFQPREKFRSPSRRKEGGDEDNEDTISEMDEEAHSNVTKQKVAAAKRYIENHYKEQMKNLQERKERRTTLEKKLADADVSEEDQSNLLKFLEKKETEYMRLQRHKMGVDDFELLTMIGKGAFGEVRICREKTTGQVYAMKKLKKSEMLRRGQVEHVKAERNLLTEVDSNCIVKLYCSFQDDGFLYLIMEYLPGGDMMTLLMRKDTLTEDEARFYVGETVLAIESIHKHNYIHRDIKPDNLLLDRYGHLRLSDFGLCKPLDCSTIQEGDFSVVNNNSNGTTQNEERPAAPRRTQQEQLEHWQKNRRMLAFSTVGTPDYIAPEVLLKKGYGMECDWWSLGAIMYEMLVGYPPFYSDEPLSTCKKIVNWRTHLKFPEEAKLSPAAKDLTSKLLCNVDQRLGTNGAEEIKAHPWFNGVEWDKLYQMEAAFIPEVKDDLDTQNFVKFEESENQPQTTSKTGPWRKMLSSKDVNFVGYTYKNFEIVNDYQVPGMADLKKKDTKLKRPSIKSLFEGESEAIESSVTAPGDETSRGSFLNLLPPRLEVSRNQNETIIRFH
- the LOC7471958 gene encoding ABC transporter I family member 19 isoform X2 — encoded protein: MAGKHMVGGKDVVRVINGSAFHDTQLVCSGDLAYLGGSWSKTVGSAGEIPLQGDFSAEHMIFGVEGTDPVRREKLIDLLDIDLQWRMHKVSDGQRRRVQICMGLLHPFKVLLLDEVTVDLDVVARMDLLEFFKEECDQRGATIVYATHIFDGLETWATHLAYIQDGELRRAEKLTEVHELKSSANLLSVVESWLRHETKSEKKKPTNPPAQNQKTSPLGSSPFMSSRHMAYYR